The following coding sequences lie in one Cronobacter universalis NCTC 9529 genomic window:
- a CDS encoding DedA family protein yields the protein MDINNLIEQYGYVTLLLGSLAEGETVTLLGGVAAHEGLLRFPLVVLVVALGGMIGDQALYLVGRRFGTRALARFSGKQKQIARAQTLIRRHPAWFVIGTRFMYGFRIIGPLLIGASRVPPKLFVPLNILGALVWATLFTTLGYVGGQVIEPWLHRLDHHLKQLVWVALAVGIVLLLRWLWRKRSSRED from the coding sequence ATGGATATCAATAACCTGATTGAGCAGTACGGTTATGTGACGTTGTTACTGGGCAGTCTTGCCGAAGGGGAAACCGTCACGCTGCTGGGCGGCGTGGCGGCGCATGAAGGGCTGCTGCGCTTTCCGCTGGTGGTGCTGGTGGTGGCGCTCGGCGGCATGATTGGCGACCAGGCGCTTTATCTGGTGGGCCGCCGGTTCGGCACCCGGGCGCTGGCGCGCTTTTCCGGCAAGCAAAAGCAAATCGCCCGCGCCCAGACGCTTATCCGGCGCCATCCGGCGTGGTTTGTCATCGGCACTCGCTTTATGTACGGTTTTCGTATTATCGGCCCGCTGCTCATCGGCGCGAGCCGCGTCCCGCCGAAGCTCTTTGTGCCGCTGAACATCCTCGGAGCGTTGGTCTGGGCGACGCTCTTTACCACGCTCGGTTACGTGGGCGGCCAGGTGATAGAACCGTGGCTGCATCGCCTCGATCATCATCTCAAACAGCTGGTGTGGGTGGCGCTGGCGGTGGGCATTGTGCTGCTGCTGCGCTGGTTGTGGCGCAAGCGCAGCAGCAGAGAGGATTAA
- a CDS encoding SDR family oxidoreductase, with the protein MSSATKVAIVTASDSGIGKKCAVFLAKQGFDIGITWHSDDKGAKETAQEVESLGRRAELIQLNLSHLPEGANAIQALIDRFGRIDALVNNAGAMIKKPFLEMTFDEWRSIQTVDVDGAFLCSQIAAKAMVKQGQGGRIVNITSVHEHTPLPEASAYTAAKHALGGLTKSMALELVEHNILVNAVAPGAIATPMNDMEEGDAKPGSMPNIPMARPGETDEIASIVAWLCSEGATYTTGQSFIIDGGFTLANPQFKPKA; encoded by the coding sequence ATGAGTTCTGCAACCAAAGTGGCGATCGTCACCGCGTCAGATTCAGGCATCGGCAAGAAGTGTGCGGTTTTTCTCGCAAAGCAGGGGTTTGATATCGGCATTACCTGGCACAGCGATGATAAAGGCGCGAAAGAGACCGCGCAGGAAGTCGAAAGCCTGGGGCGGCGCGCCGAGCTTATCCAGCTCAACCTCAGCCATCTGCCGGAAGGCGCGAACGCCATCCAGGCGCTTATCGATCGCTTCGGCCGTATCGACGCGCTGGTGAATAACGCAGGCGCGATGATCAAAAAGCCGTTTCTGGAGATGACGTTCGATGAGTGGCGCAGCATCCAGACGGTGGATGTGGACGGCGCGTTCCTGTGCTCGCAAATCGCCGCCAAAGCGATGGTGAAACAGGGGCAGGGCGGACGTATTGTAAATATCACCTCGGTGCATGAACATACGCCGCTGCCGGAAGCGAGCGCCTACACCGCCGCCAAACATGCGCTCGGCGGCCTGACCAAATCGATGGCGCTGGAACTCGTAGAGCATAATATTCTGGTGAACGCCGTCGCGCCTGGCGCTATCGCCACGCCGATGAACGACATGGAAGAGGGCGACGCGAAACCCGGCTCAATGCCGAATATCCCGATGGCGCGCCCCGGCGAAACCGATGAGATTGCCAGCATTGTCGCGTGGCTCTGCTCGGAGGGCGCCACCTACACCACCGGCCAGTCGTTTATCATCGACGGCGGCTTTACGCTCGCCAACCCGCAGTTTAAGCCGAAGGCTTAA
- the yohP gene encoding small membrane protein YohP has protein sequence MKIILWAVLIIFLIGLLVVTGVFKMIF, from the coding sequence ATGAAAATCATTCTGTGGGCGGTACTGATTATTTTTCTGATTGGGCTGTTGGTGGTAACGGGCGTATTTAAAATGATCTTCTGA
- a CDS encoding MBL fold metallo-hydrolase, with amino-acid sequence MKTAATLLTLFTVALAAPLGAAPMAVNSAQAPGYYRMMLGDWQITAVSDGTVTIPADKLLTRIAPDTLNARLADDALTPQVETSINAYVINTGDKLILVDSGAGALLGNNGGHLPENLRAAGIDPSQIDTVLLTHVHADHSGGVQRDGKPVFPNATVRVDQRDLDLWLNPAREKEVEASQRHTFAESERSLRPVISAGKMKAFRAPAQIMPGIEALPAPGHTPGSVIYKVTRGGETLLLWGDIIHVKAVQMPQPKVAIHFDVNQDQAVAMRENTLKMAAQSNAWVASAHIAFPGIGKIKAQGDGYRWVPVNYSSHGAK; translated from the coding sequence ATGAAAACTGCTGCGACTTTACTGACGCTTTTCACTGTCGCGCTGGCCGCGCCGCTCGGCGCGGCCCCGATGGCCGTCAACAGCGCCCAGGCGCCGGGTTATTACCGCATGATGCTCGGCGACTGGCAGATAACGGCGGTTTCTGACGGCACCGTGACCATTCCCGCCGACAAACTCCTGACCCGCATCGCGCCTGACACGCTCAACGCGCGCCTCGCCGATGACGCGCTGACGCCGCAGGTCGAAACCTCCATTAACGCCTATGTCATTAACACCGGCGATAAACTCATCCTGGTGGACAGCGGCGCGGGCGCGCTGCTGGGCAATAACGGCGGTCATCTGCCGGAAAACCTGCGCGCCGCCGGTATCGATCCGTCGCAAATCGACACGGTATTGCTCACGCACGTTCACGCCGATCACTCCGGCGGCGTACAGCGCGACGGTAAACCGGTCTTCCCGAACGCCACCGTGCGGGTGGATCAGCGCGATCTGGATCTCTGGCTGAACCCGGCGCGGGAAAAGGAAGTGGAAGCCAGCCAGCGCCACACGTTTGCGGAATCGGAACGGTCGCTGCGCCCGGTCATCAGCGCCGGAAAGATGAAAGCATTCCGCGCGCCCGCGCAAATAATGCCTGGCATTGAAGCGCTGCCCGCGCCCGGCCACACGCCCGGCAGCGTTATCTACAAAGTGACCCGCGGCGGCGAAACGCTGTTGCTGTGGGGCGATATCATCCATGTGAAAGCGGTGCAGATGCCGCAGCCGAAGGTGGCGATTCATTTTGACGTCAATCAGGACCAGGCGGTAGCCATGCGGGAGAACACGCTGAAAATGGCGGCGCAGAGCAACGCCTGGGTGGCGTCGGCGCATATCGCGTTTCCGGGGATCGGGAAGATAAAAGCGCAGGGAGACGGGTATCGCTGGGTGCCGGTCAACTACAGCAGCCACGGCGCGAAGTAA
- a CDS encoding LysR family transcriptional regulator yields the protein MTIKENDFRKIDLNLLIAFAVLFREQSVSLAADKLHLGQPAVSGALARLRDMFDDPLFIRSGHRMQPTARAVALHGELMPLLEQLQSALFQQAEFHPQQASATITLGMTDWVEMWLMPQLIPALREAAPGVRLNVVASSPFSDPRRLEEGELDMAISVAQAGPRWQEREVLVSMPFVTLWHPSQLSLAAPLTLDDYVREPHLMVTYREATSSLIDTLLARQGARRSICYTTPHFAGLPGLLMQMPALATVPAGLCDMWQTVWGLSASPVPLDVPPFEVALLWHQRHNSDPALMWLRGFIQRLVANGE from the coding sequence ATGACTATCAAAGAAAACGATTTCCGCAAAATCGACCTCAATCTCCTCATCGCTTTCGCCGTGCTGTTTCGTGAGCAGAGCGTGTCGCTCGCGGCCGATAAACTGCATCTCGGGCAGCCGGCGGTCAGCGGCGCGCTCGCGCGCCTGCGCGATATGTTCGACGATCCGCTGTTTATCCGCAGCGGCCACCGGATGCAGCCGACCGCGCGCGCCGTCGCCCTGCATGGCGAGCTGATGCCGCTGCTGGAGCAGCTTCAGTCGGCGCTGTTCCAGCAGGCCGAATTTCATCCGCAGCAGGCGAGCGCCACCATTACGCTTGGCATGACCGACTGGGTGGAGATGTGGCTGATGCCGCAGCTGATCCCGGCGCTGCGCGAGGCCGCGCCCGGCGTGCGGCTCAACGTGGTGGCGAGCTCGCCGTTTAGCGATCCGCGCCGTCTGGAGGAAGGCGAGCTGGATATGGCGATAAGCGTGGCGCAGGCTGGGCCGCGCTGGCAGGAGCGCGAGGTGTTAGTGAGCATGCCGTTTGTGACGCTCTGGCATCCGTCGCAGCTCAGCCTCGCCGCCCCGCTGACGCTTGACGATTACGTGCGCGAACCGCACCTGATGGTGACGTATCGCGAAGCGACCAGCAGCCTTATCGATACGCTGCTGGCGCGCCAGGGAGCGCGCCGCAGCATTTGTTACACCACGCCGCACTTCGCGGGCCTGCCTGGCCTTCTGATGCAGATGCCCGCGCTCGCGACCGTGCCCGCGGGGCTCTGTGATATGTGGCAGACGGTCTGGGGGCTTTCGGCAAGCCCGGTGCCGCTCGACGTGCCGCCGTTTGAGGTGGCGCTGCTCTGGCATCAGCGCCATAACAGCGATCCGGCGTTGATGTGGTTACGCGGGTTTATTCAACGGCTGGTGGCGAACGGCGAATAA
- the dusC gene encoding tRNA dihydrouridine(16) synthase DusC has product MRVLLAPMEGVLDSLVRELLTSVNDYDLCITEFLRVVDSLLPVKSFYKLCPELRNESRTPSGTRVRVQLLGQHPQWLAENAARAVELGSWGVDLNCGCPSKLVNGSGGGATLLKDPDLIYRGAKAMREAVPAHLPVTVKIRLGWDSGARRFEIADAVQQAGATELVVHGRTKEDGYKAERINWAAIGEIRERLTIPVIANGEIWDYASAQACMAETGCDAVMIGRGALNVPNLSRVIKYNEPRMPWPDVVQLLQQYTRLEKQGDTGMYHVARIKQWLGYLRKEYAEASELFSEIRALTTSAAIAEAINRH; this is encoded by the coding sequence ATGCGTGTTTTACTGGCGCCGATGGAAGGCGTGCTTGATTCTCTGGTGCGTGAACTGCTCACCAGCGTCAACGATTACGATCTCTGCATCACCGAGTTTCTGCGCGTGGTGGACAGCCTCCTGCCGGTGAAATCGTTTTATAAACTCTGCCCGGAACTCCGCAACGAGAGCCGCACGCCGTCCGGCACGCGGGTGCGTGTGCAACTGCTCGGCCAGCATCCGCAGTGGCTTGCCGAAAACGCCGCCCGCGCGGTGGAGCTTGGCTCCTGGGGCGTTGATCTTAACTGCGGCTGCCCGTCAAAGCTTGTGAACGGCAGCGGCGGCGGCGCCACGCTGCTGAAAGACCCGGATCTTATCTATCGCGGCGCGAAAGCGATGCGCGAGGCCGTACCTGCGCACCTGCCGGTCACGGTGAAAATCCGTCTCGGCTGGGACAGCGGCGCGCGCCGTTTTGAAATCGCCGATGCCGTCCAGCAGGCGGGCGCGACGGAGCTGGTGGTGCACGGGCGCACCAAAGAAGATGGCTATAAAGCGGAGCGCATTAACTGGGCGGCGATTGGCGAAATCCGCGAGCGGTTGACGATCCCGGTTATCGCCAACGGCGAAATCTGGGATTACGCGAGCGCGCAGGCCTGCATGGCAGAGACGGGCTGCGACGCCGTCATGATTGGCCGCGGCGCGCTTAACGTGCCGAATTTAAGCCGCGTGATTAAATATAACGAGCCGCGTATGCCCTGGCCCGACGTGGTGCAACTGTTACAACAGTACACCCGGCTGGAGAAACAGGGCGATACGGGTATGTACCATGTGGCGCGCATTAAGCAGTGGCTCGGCTATCTGCGCAAAGAGTACGCCGAGGCGTCCGAACTTTTCAGCGAAATCCGCGCGTTAACCACCTCGGCGGCCATCGCTGAAGCCATCAACCGCCACTGA
- a CDS encoding helix-turn-helix domain-containing protein, translating to MKTFDEVLAAQTPEARARIEEKTAQLLLETHLCALREALSVSQTEMARQMGIAQPSVAAIEQRGNDMKISTLKRYVDALGGTVRLDVELPDGQRFGFTL from the coding sequence ATGAAGACGTTTGATGAAGTGCTGGCGGCCCAGACCCCGGAGGCCCGCGCGCGCATTGAAGAGAAAACGGCGCAGCTGCTGCTGGAAACCCACCTCTGTGCGCTGCGCGAGGCCCTCAGCGTGTCGCAAACCGAGATGGCGCGCCAGATGGGCATTGCGCAGCCGTCGGTCGCGGCTATCGAACAGCGCGGCAACGACATGAAAATCTCCACGCTCAAACGCTATGTCGACGCCCTCGGCGGCACGGTGCGGCTGGATGTCGAGCTGCCGGACGGCCAGCGTTTCGGTTTTACGCTCTGA
- a CDS encoding type II toxin-antitoxin system RelE/ParE family toxin: protein MWTIYLTHEFECWLARQPQPLQEDVLAALGLLKIKGPHLGRPYADTLKGSRHAGMKELRVQHAGRPLRAFYAFDPRRYAIVLCAAEKKGDEKRFYRVMLRVADKLFSHYLNHREV from the coding sequence ATGTGGACTATTTATCTCACTCATGAGTTTGAGTGCTGGCTCGCGAGGCAGCCGCAGCCGTTGCAGGAGGATGTGCTGGCGGCGCTGGGGCTTCTGAAAATCAAAGGCCCGCACCTGGGGCGTCCCTATGCCGATACGCTTAAAGGCTCGCGCCACGCGGGCATGAAGGAATTACGGGTTCAGCACGCCGGGCGGCCCCTGCGCGCCTTTTACGCTTTTGATCCGCGCCGTTACGCCATTGTGCTGTGCGCAGCGGAGAAAAAGGGCGATGAAAAGCGGTTTTACCGGGTCATGCTGCGCGTCGCTGACAAACTGTTTAGCCACTATCTGAACCACCGGGAGGTATAG
- a CDS encoding CidA/LrgA family protein produces the protein MSTMLTSLWQLVRAFILIYACLYAGIAIAALLPITIPGSIIGMLILFVLLAFQILPAKWVQPACNLLIRYMALLFVPVGIGVMQYFDVLQAQFGPVVVSCFISTLVVFMVVSWSAHLAHGERKVVGQERSREK, from the coding sequence ATGAGCACAATGCTGACTTCTCTCTGGCAACTGGTACGCGCGTTTATTTTGATTTACGCCTGCCTCTACGCAGGCATCGCGATTGCCGCGCTGCTGCCGATTACCATCCCCGGCAGCATCATCGGCATGCTGATTCTTTTTGTCCTGCTGGCGTTTCAGATCCTGCCCGCGAAGTGGGTACAGCCCGCGTGTAATCTGCTGATCCGCTATATGGCGCTGCTGTTTGTGCCGGTGGGTATTGGCGTGATGCAATATTTCGACGTGTTGCAGGCGCAGTTCGGGCCGGTGGTGGTCTCCTGTTTTATCAGTACGCTGGTGGTGTTTATGGTGGTGAGCTGGAGCGCGCACCTGGCGCATGGCGAGCGCAAAGTGGTGGGCCAGGAAAGGAGCCGTGAGAAATGA
- a CDS encoding CidB/LrgB family autolysis modulator — protein sequence MIQNIWWSLPLTLLVFFAARKLAARLKSPLLNPLLVCMVVLIPFLMLTHIPYERYFQGSRILNDLLQPAVVALAFPLYEQLHQIRARWKSIITICFAGSVVAMVTGTSVALLMGASPEIAASVLPKSVTTPIAMAVGGSLGGIPAISAVCVIFVGILGAVFGHALLNVMRIKTKSARGLAMGTASHALGTARCAELDYQEGAFSSLALVICGIITSLLAPFLFSIILAIWR from the coding sequence ATGATCCAGAATATCTGGTGGTCGCTGCCGCTGACGCTGCTGGTCTTTTTCGCCGCCCGTAAACTCGCGGCGCGGCTCAAAAGCCCGTTGCTCAATCCGCTGCTGGTCTGCATGGTGGTGCTGATCCCGTTTCTGATGCTGACCCACATTCCTTATGAGCGCTATTTTCAGGGCAGCCGCATTCTCAATGATTTACTGCAACCCGCCGTGGTGGCGCTGGCGTTCCCGCTGTATGAACAATTGCACCAGATCCGCGCCCGCTGGAAGTCGATTATCACGATTTGCTTTGCAGGCAGCGTGGTGGCGATGGTCACCGGCACCTCTGTTGCGCTGCTGATGGGCGCCAGTCCGGAAATCGCGGCGTCCGTCCTGCCGAAATCCGTCACCACGCCGATCGCGATGGCCGTGGGCGGAAGCCTCGGCGGCATTCCCGCCATCAGCGCCGTCTGCGTCATTTTCGTGGGTATACTCGGCGCCGTGTTCGGCCATGCTCTGCTGAATGTCATGAGGATAAAAACCAAATCCGCACGCGGCCTGGCGATGGGCACCGCCTCGCACGCCCTGGGTACGGCGCGCTGCGCGGAGCTGGATTACCAGGAGGGCGCGTTCAGTTCACTGGCGCTGGTGATCTGCGGCATTATCACGTCGCTGCTGGCGCCCTTTTTGTTCTCGATTATTCTGGCGATATGGCGCTAA
- the cdd gene encoding cytidine deaminase, with amino-acid sequence MHPRFETAFAQLPAALQAALAPLIADIHFPAMLNAEQVADIRRQSGLDDDALAFALLPLAAACAQTGISHFNVGAIARGLSGNLYFGANMEFRGAAMQQTIHAEQSAITHAWMRGETGLAAITVNYTPCGHCRQFMNELNSGLTLRINLPGRAPSQLGDYLPDAFGPRDLDIKTLIFDTENHGYALKGDALTQAAIAAANRSHAPYSQSPSGLAIETHDGTVFTGSYAENAAFNPSLPPLQAALNLLSLNGYVWADIHRVALAELNDATIVQRDATAATLNALGFTGLERVTLA; translated from the coding sequence ATGCACCCACGTTTTGAAACTGCCTTCGCACAGCTGCCGGCGGCACTGCAAGCCGCTCTGGCTCCTCTGATTGCCGATATTCATTTTCCGGCGATGCTGAACGCTGAACAGGTCGCTGACATTCGCCGCCAGAGCGGGCTGGATGACGACGCGCTGGCCTTTGCGCTGCTGCCGTTAGCCGCCGCCTGCGCGCAGACCGGGATTTCGCACTTTAACGTGGGCGCCATCGCCCGCGGCCTGAGCGGCAACCTCTATTTCGGCGCCAATATGGAGTTTCGCGGCGCGGCGATGCAGCAGACGATTCACGCCGAGCAGAGCGCCATCACCCACGCCTGGATGCGCGGCGAAACCGGCCTTGCGGCGATTACGGTTAACTACACGCCGTGCGGCCACTGCCGTCAGTTTATGAACGAGCTGAACAGCGGGCTAACCCTTCGCATCAACCTGCCGGGGCGCGCGCCTTCACAGCTTGGCGATTACCTGCCGGACGCCTTCGGCCCGCGCGATCTTGATATTAAGACGCTGATTTTCGATACGGAAAATCATGGCTATGCGCTTAAGGGCGACGCGCTGACGCAGGCCGCGATCGCGGCGGCCAACCGCAGCCATGCGCCTTACAGCCAGTCGCCGTCCGGGCTTGCCATTGAAACCCACGACGGCACGGTCTTTACCGGCAGCTATGCCGAGAACGCGGCGTTCAACCCTTCCCTGCCGCCGTTACAGGCCGCGCTGAACCTGCTGAGCCTGAACGGCTACGTGTGGGCGGATATCCATCGCGTCGCGCTTGCCGAACTGAACGATGCGACCATCGTTCAGCGCGACGCCACCGCCGCGACGCTGAACGCGCTGGGCTTTACCGGCCTTGAGCGGGTTACACTCGCCTGA